caaatattactagctatcgataacgataacttgTAACGTGCCATAATAAGAATCATACAAATTGCAGCCCTGGTTCAATATTGatagtgtgtgaatgtgaaataccaatatttttatatctattaaatgatttttgctAACATATTGCCTTAGGTTTAGTGACTAAAAAGCTTAGACATTATGAATTACTTTACTAGGACTGCAAAGtttcttaaatgaatttgtatcATATTGCAACTGAATAAATCCGATTTTAATTGGGAAAAAGAGTGCTTAAGTTTTGGATGGTTGAAGTGCTGACGAATCTGCGAGAATATAACAATTTCATATTGATGAAAAGAAAGTTTCTCCTATTTCCACTTCACTCACCAGGTCTTCATTTGCATCCGTGTTATCCCAATGCAGCGTTAAGGGCAGAGAGCGATTGTCCAGTGCGTCCTCCATGTAAATATAGccatattcaaaattcatCAGCACGCTCGATAAAGTCAGAATCTTTAGTGATGGACAAGTTAGAACAATTTGCCACAGCAATAACTCACTAATCTTCATATTATAGTCGATGAAATCCAGTTGCTCTAAGTACTTTAAATTCGCAATCAGCTTTAGCAGTTTTTCATCATTGATCCCACAATATTCAACAAAGTCAATTGGCCCAAGTTGGGTCGGTTTTTCTGCACATGTTATATTGACTGATGCTGTCTTTAAACGTAATTCTCCGAATGTCCTTGCTACGGTTCCTTAGTAGCTCCACTAAAGATATCATGGcgttatttgtattataattcGCCAGCTGACGCAACTTCATTGCTAATATatcatcataaataaatgtcagcTCTTCCAGTCGCTGATACTTGGCGATCTCTTTGGGGCAAAAGATCTTTGTCATTATCTCAATTGCTTCTTTCAAAGCCACCATAATGCAAAATTTCCGCCATTAAATGAATACTCCAAAATTTTCATGCTGGGAAATGTCAAATTTTGCCAGCGCTTAAAAAAATCCATTGTGACAAACTTCAGATGtaatttttgcacttttggaCTAATGCTGGCTAAGAAAATATCGAACATCTCAGGCGACTCTTTAAACTGTTTAAAGTTTACTTCAGTTAGTTTGCAGGAAATTTGATGTTGCCAGACATAGACCATACTTGAGTGCAAGCAATATGAAACGCCTTGGATGGCGTCATATAGCGCAAATTGGTCCGTATTATCCAAGTACTTGATTATCGCCAACCAACAATCATTTGTTGAGTACGTCCAAATTCATTCcgtaattaatttactttatttttgttgtatacaaTTGTTATGTTTGATCACACAAAGTTATTATCATTTATCGAAATAAATAGGCTTTACCAATACAGTGCCAATCATATGAATGATAGTGTTTAGCAGCCCTGTCCATTGTTGATAATCCGACCAGTGTGGCCGGTCGGTATTCTCTGGGTTATGAAatagttcattttaaaaatctattgtttagtttaataCTGATTTTATTGACACTTTCTTATCAGttcgatttgtttgtttagttttatttaatttcaaatgattGTAACAAATGTCACAAATAACATACTTATTAAAtcactaaatttattttatttaatgagaTCCTATagttaatgtatgtatatgtagtgtgaatataatttaaacaaaccaaaaaataaattttctaattcattttgttacattttgaGGTATGTATGTTCGTATGTTTGTTCtcttaatatgtatgtatgtctacttaaatttattattgtatattttttgattaatatatgacaaaatttatacttatacataATAAGGcatcatacatttatttattatccggacaaaaaatcaaattacccATCATATTGGGggaaaaaatatcatatagtGATGTTAGGATGATTGCAAAGGctgaaaatgaatttctaaGAAACATATATCGTCGTCGGCATACAGTTTGAAAGGCTCAAAAGTTACCTTCAATTGTGGATGCTTAAAGTGCTGAAGGATCTGCAAGgataaatcaattgatatttatttatagagaaTATGAGTCCATCTCGATCTACATTTTTTCACTCACCCAATCTTTGTGTGGCGTATGAATGTAGTAGAAATCCAATGTTAAAGTTTGAGAACGATTGTTTAGTGTCTCTTCCATGATACGGCGTCCAGCTTCAaagaaatttttctcatatctGTGTTTACGATGTTTAGAATCTTAAGCGTTGgacaactggcaacagttTGCCACAATTCTGCTCCCTAAACCAGAAATTAATGCTAATCAAGTTTAATTTGCTCCAGCTGTTTCCAAATCTTAATCAAGTCGCGTAGGTTTCCGATAGAGAAATGATCCTCGATTATGTTCATTATGTTTAAGTAGCGCACGTTGCGCATTTTACTCAGCGTAGTCATGTATCCATTTGGTGATCATTACTAAAGATTATCCTATGTACGTCCAGGGCACGTTTTTCAAAAAAACTTGGATAATTCGACATTAGAAGCACTCAGTAAGCGAAGTTTGTGCAGCTTGGGCAACGCCATGAGGTCATCATAATTGCTAGACTCACTCGAACGGTCACCCAGTGTCAACTCTTCAAGCAATTGGCATTTGCCAATATCTTTGACCCAATCGTATTCACATTCAAAGTAACTGGTGTTACTCAAGTCCAGCTTACGCATCTGCGTCCATTTCTGTAGCACAACGCAATTGAAATCACCATCAGGCCTTAAACTATGCAGTCCAGGAAAGAGCTTTGCCATTGTTTGAATTGCTTCATTGGCAACCCGATCGTCACGATAGGAATCTAATGTGTACTCAAGTGTTTTCATGCGGGGAAATGTGTAATTTTCCCAGCGTTTGAGAAAGTCCAATTTTACTCTGTCCAGTGTTTAATTCCTGCATTGTTGCACTGCAGTTGGATAGGAACATGTCAACAATTCAGGCTTCGCTTCAAACTTCTCATAGTCCCTCCAATCAAGAATAAAGTGCTTAAGTTTCCAGACATAGGCTACATTCTCGTTTTAAGCGATTTGAAGTGCCCTTGGTGGCTTCATATAGTGCGATTTGGTCGAATAGGTTTAAGTACTTGATTATTGCCAACTGACAATCGTCATTAAGTGCGTCCAACATCCTGGCGTTTTTAGTTTCAgactaaattataaaaattctgGTTCTTATTGCAGCTTCCAATGAAATTATGATTCATGAATACCGGAAATCCCGATATCTATCAATATTGATAAGATTAGACTGAAACATGCAGAATATCGATAGTCCCAAACTCTACAATGTTGCagtatattctagtatataaatataatacgaGGCTCATGCTTCGATGCGGGAAACCACCAAAAATCGCAATAAGGTTAAAATAGTTACTTGCAACTGGAAACACTTTGCcacaatataattatatttgtatgatACTACATTTTCACTTACCAACTTATTTTGGTTTGCATATCCGCAATTCAATGTTGAAGAGTGTTTTTTCCAGATATACACAAGACTTAAGATTATTGCTTTTTTGCTTATAAGTCAAGTTTTTTAGTAGCCCTGGTAAAGTATTACTTactttttttcgatttgtccAGCGTTGTTAATTGGGCATAgcgtttaattaatatttttatattaatggtAATATTCATAACACATAGTACGATgggaaatacaaaattactgttactttaaaaaaaaaaatttcaaattattttatagacATACAcggcattaaataaattatatgttatgGGTCACACTGTGACTTATTCGAAATATTTCTGTGGTGgcataaaaatagcaattttACTCTCATTCTGCATATGTATGCGGACTAGATTtagttatattaaataatatcataataaaatcataattatcaatatcaaataatagtgttttgaatcatttattgtaattgtaatttttgcaaattttattagtGAAAAGTATCACATTATGGAATTTAGGATAGGTCCAACGGTTTCAAATGCACTCGCAGCATATTCCAGCCGACGTTCTCCGGTTCTAAAGGCATAAAAAAACCTCAGGTTTGGATGCTTGAAGTGACGCTGTATCTGTAAggataatgaaatgaatacttaAGAGCAGAAGACTTTCTGCATAGAAGACAACTGCTCAccagtttttcgttttcatctGTGTTGTGGCAATACAATGCTAAGGACTGAAAACGAAATCATAGTGCAACTGAATGCCTGCTATATTCAGGATCTTTAGCGATGGGCAGCTGGCAACAGTTTGCCACAACTCTGCCTCATTCAACATCACCCGATGGTCGATGATATCCAGTCGCTGCAAGTGCCTTAAATCTGTAATCAGTTTGCGTAGATTTTCGCCTGTATAACAATCGTCTTCAAGCAATGTCAATTGGTAAAAGTGGATCAGTTTGCACAATGTGGTCATGCTGTATTTCCCGATACAATCGGGAAAAGTAATCTTATGTATGTCGCTGCCACGCTTCTTCAGCAAACACGCCCCAAAATGTCATCGCGTTCATAGACATAATAAGTGTATGCAGCTTGGGCAACGCCATGAGCGCATCATTTCAGTTCATTTCACTCATGTCCATTAAGATTCTCACACCAACTGCAATCATTTCTGCAGCCGATCATAACGGAGCCCATCATGAGTCTTCACACAACGGAGTCCAGAAAAGAGCTTTATCATTATTTCTATTGCTTCGTCAGCATCATAATTCCAATCGCAGCTCTTTAATGTGCATTCCAGTGCTTTCATGTTCAGAAATGTGAAATTCTGCCAGCGTTTGAGGAACAGCTCTTTAACACATTATAGTTTCAATTCCTGCATTGTTGCACTAGTGCTGGCAGAAATATGTCCAACATTTCTGGCTTTTCTTCGTTTAGTGCGTCCAAATTCATTGcgtatttaattaatcaacAAATTCGTTAACATCTAAATGGAACGTctgataaaacaaatattactagctatcgataacgataacttgTAACGTGCCATAATATGAATCATACAGATTGGCAGCCCTGGTTCAATATTGATAGTGTGTGAATTTGAAATGAGAAATAccaatattttatatctaattaaatgatttttgctAACATATTGCCTTAGGTTTAGTGACTAAAAAACTTAGACATTATGAATTACTTTACTAGGACTGCAAGTTCTTAAATCAATTTGTATCATATTGCAACTGAAATAAATCCGATTTTAACTGGGAAAAATAGTGCTTTAGTTTTGGATGGTTGAAGTGATGACGAAtctgcaaaaatataacaatttcaTATTGATGAAGACAGTTTCTCCTATTTCCACTTCACTCACCAGCTCTTCATTTGCATCCGTGTTGTCCCAATACAGCGTTAGGGGCAGAGAGCGATTGTCCAGTGCGTCCTCCATGTAAATATAGccatattcaaaattcatCAGCACGCTCGATAAAGTCAGAATCTTTAGTGATGGACAAGTTAGAACAATTTGCCACAGCAACACCTCACTAATCTTCATATTATAGTCGATGAAATCCAGTTGCTCTAAGTACTTTAAATTCGCAATCAGCTTTAGCAGTTTTTCATCATTGATCCCACAATATTCAACCAAAGTCAATTGGCCCAAGTTGGTCGGTTTTTTCAATGTGCACATGTTATATTGGCTGATGCTTTCTTTAAACATAATCCTCCGAATGTCCTTGCTACGGTTCTTTAGTAGCTCCACTAAGATATCATGgcgtttatttgtattatagtTTGCCAGCTGACGCAACTTCATTGCTAATATATCATCGTAAATAAATGTCAGCTCTTCCAGTCGCTGATACTTGGCGATCTCTTTGGGGCAAAAGATCTTTGTCATTATCTCAATTGCTTCTTCAAAGCCACCATAATGCAAATTTCCGCCATTAAATGAATACTCCAAAATTTTCATGCTGGGAAATGTCAAATTTTGCCAGCGCTTAAAAAAATCCATTGTGACAAACTTCAGATGtaatttttgcacttttggaCTAATGCTGGCTAAGAAAATATCGAACATCTCAGGCGACTCTTTAAACTGTTTAAAGTTTACTTCAGTTAGTTTGCAGGAAATTTGATGTTGCCAGACATAGACCATACTTGAGTGCAAGCAATATGAAACGCCTTGGATGGCGTCATATAGCGCAAATTGGTCCGTATTATCCAAGTACTTGATTATCGCCAACCAACAATCATTGTTGAGTACGTCCAAATTCATTCcgtaattaatttactttattttgttgtatacaaTTGTTATGTTTGATCACACAAAGTTATTATCATTTATCGAAATAAATAGGCTTTACCAATACAGTGCCAATCATATGAATGATAGTGTTTAGCAGCCCTGGTCCATTGTTGATAATCCGACCAGTGTGGCCGGTCGGTATTCTCTGGGTTATGAAatagttcattttaaaatctattgtttagtttaataCTGATTTTATTGACACTTTCTTATCAGttcgatttgtttgtttagttttatttaatttcaaatgattGTAACAAATGTCACAAATAACATACTTATTAAAtcactaaaatttattttatttaatgagaTCCCTATagttaatgtatgtatatgtagtgtgaatataattaaacaaaccaaaaaataaatttttctaattcattttgttacattttgaGGTATGTATGTTCGTATGTTTGTTCtcttaatatgtatgtatgtctacttaaatttattattgtatatttttgattaatatatgacaaaatttatacttatacataATAAGGcatcatacatttatttattatccggagaaaaaatcaaattacccAACATATTGGcgaaaaaaatatcatttagtGATATTAGGATGATTGCAAAGGctgaaaatgaatttctaaGAAAACATATATCGTCGTCGTCATACAGTTTGAAAGGCTCAAAAGTTACCTTCAATTGTGGATGCTTAAAGTGCTGAAGGATCTGCAAGgataaatcaattgatatgtatttatagaaaatatgaGTCCATCTCGATCTACATTTTTCACTCACCCAATCTTTGTGTGGCGTATGAATGTAGTAGAAATCCAATGTTAAAGTTTGAGAACGATTGTTTAGTGTCTCTTCCATGATACGGCGTCCAGCTTCAAAGAAATTCTTTCTCATATCTGTGTTTACGATGTTTAGAATCTTAAGCGTTGgacaactggcaacagttTGCCACAATTCTGCCTCCCTAAACCAGAAATTAATGCTAATCAAGTTAATTTGCTCCAGCTGTTTCCAAATCTTAATCAAGTCGCGTAGGTTTCCGATAGAGAAATGATCCTCGATTATGTTCATTATGTTTAAGTAGCGCACGTTGCGCATTTTACTCAGCGTAGTCATGTATCCATTGGGTGATCATTACTAAAGATTATCCTATGTACGTCCAGGGCACGTTTTTCAAAAAACTTGGATAATTCGACATTAGAAGCACTCAGTAAGCGAAGTTTGTGCAGCTTGGGCAACGCCATGAGGTCATCATAATTGCTAGACTCACTCGAACGGTCACCCAGTGTCAACTCTTCAAGCAATTGGCATTTGCCAATATCTTTGACCCAATCGTATTCACATTCAAAGTAACTGGTGTTACTCAAGTCCAGCTTACGCATCTGCGTCCATTTCTGTAGCACAACGCAATTGAAATCACCATCAGGCCTTAAACTATGCAGTCCAGGAAAGAGTTTTGCCATTGTTCGAATTGCTTCATCGGCAACCCGATCGTCAGGATAGGAATGCAAGGTGTACTCAAGTGTTTTTATGCGGGGAAATGTGTAATTTTCCAGCGTTTGAGAAAGTCCAATTTTACGTTGTCCAGTTTTAATTCCTGCATTGTTGCACTGCAGTTGGATAGGAACACGTCCAACAATTCAGGCATCGCTTCAAACTTCTCATAGTCCCTCCAatcaagagaaaaaaaagctgaaGTTTCCAGGCATAGGCTACATTCTCGTTTAAGCGATTTGAAGTGCCTTGGTGGCTTCATATAGTGCGATTTTGTCGAATAGGTTTAAGTACTTGATTATTGCCAACTGACAATCGTCATTAAGTGCGTCTAACATCCTGGCGTTTTTAGTTTCACattcaattatgaaaattCTGGTTCTAATTGCAGCCTTCTATAAAATTGTGAGTCAGAAATCCCGAAAATCCATATAtctatcgatatcgataaactTAGACTGAACATGCAGAATATCGGTAGTCCGAACTCTACAatgtttcagtatattctagtatataaatataataccgAGGCTCATGCTGCGATTAGGGAAACCACCAAAAAATCGCAAAAGGTTAGATAAATAGttacttgcaactggcaacactttgccacaatataattatatttgtatgatACTACATTTTCACTTACCAACTTATTTTGGTTTGCATATCCGCAATTCAATGTTAAAGGCTGTTTTTTCTAGGCATACACCAGACTTAAGTTTATTGCTTATTTGCCTCTAagtcaagtttttttttagtagcCCTGGTAAAGTATTACtcatttttttcgatttgtccAGCGTTGTTAATTGGGCATAgcgtttaattaatatttgtatgttaatGGGTATACGAATTACTGttacttttaaaaaaaaaaaaaaaactaactcTATTTTAttgacatacatatgtgtgtatagtaTGCCTTTGGTCACACTGTgacttatttgaaatattctttGGTGGcatgaaaatagaaattttCATCTCATTTTGCATATGTATGCGAACTAGATTtagttatattaaataatatcataataaaatcataattatcaatttcgaatcatttattgtaattgtaatttttgcaaatttcattaGTGAAAAGTATCACATTACGGAATTTAGGATGGGTCCAacgcacagtgggcgatttggtctcgctagcggcatttaattaataacttttaaactaaaatagatgTCCTCAGTCGGTTTTTTTCACTGATCAGAgaaaaatcatagaattttttaagttaaaaattttttttttaatttaaatttttttttatttttaatttaaaattttgttgtacttttattttatttgaacttcaattaacatatttcatatataaactttatttaaaaaatgacgGGATGCTGGAAAAAAATGGGATGACTTCTGAgtgcaatactaaaaaaaagatCCCTTTTTGGTACTAACACTGTGTCTTAAAAGTACCATAGTTTGAAGGCTAGCAGGTAATAGCAGTtcatattacacattttggaCGCCACTGATTCACACTTTCGACTAATAAAAGAGTTAGACTGAATCCACTTGAATCAGGTAAGTTCTACTCCACGAAAGACAGGTGTACGCTAATCCGGGCTAgttgttaatacactgaattaccactacgttttatgagctacacatttatagaccggtcacaaacattaatttttttttaaatacataccttgaatataataaaaaaaaccaaacttctaacaaattcactaaaaattgtaaatttccgaggaactcaaattcaatgcgcgcaaagagaaaaaattcTGTAA
This window of the Drosophila albomicans strain 15112-1751.03 chromosome 2L, ASM965048v2, whole genome shotgun sequence genome carries:
- the LOC117565768 gene encoding uncharacterized protein LOC117565768 — encoded protein: MDFFKRWQNLTFPSMKILEYSFNGGNLHYGGFEEAIEIMTKIFCPKEIAKYQRLEELTFIYDDILAMKLRQLANYNTNKRHDILVELLKNRSKDIRRIMFKESISQYNMCTLKKPTNLGQLTLVEYCGINDEKLLKLIANLKYLEQLDFIDYNMKISEVLLWQIVLTCPSLKILTLSSVLMNFEYGYIYMEDALDNRSLPLTLYWDNTDANEELIRHHFNHPKLKHYFSQLKSDLFQLQYDTN
- the LOC117565770 gene encoding uncharacterized protein LOC117565770 isoform X21, with product MTTLSKMRNVRYLNIMNIIEDHFSIGNLRDLIKIWKQLEQINLISINFWFREAELWQTVASCPTLKILNIVNTDMRKNFFEAGRRIMEETLNNRSQTLTLDFYYIHTPHKDWILQNFKHPQLKKFIFSLCNHPNITK